Part of the Dethiosulfovibrio peptidovorans genome, GACAGAACCATTACTACCGGAAAAACAGCTGAAAAACTGGGCGTTCACGGTGTGCCGCCCCTGGCCGAAGAAATCATAATCCAGCGGGACATTATGGTGGCCGAGGCCACAGGCGCCCATCTGCACATTCAGCACATATCCTCCGCCAAAGGTGTGGAACTGGTACGTCAGGCCAAAGCCCGCGGCGTAAGGGTAACGGCCGAAGCGGCTCCCCACCACTTTACCCTGAGCGAAGAAAGCGTTCTAATCCACGGCACACACGCCAAAATGAGCCCGCCCCTGCGCACCCCCGAAGATGTCAAAGCCGTTATTCAGGGACTGGTGGACGGCACCATTGACGCCATTGCCGACGACCATGCCCCGCACACCCCCGAAGAAAAGAGCCGCTCCATGCTGGAAGCTCCCAACGGCATTATCGGAATTGAAACCACTCTGGGCGTATCCCTGCACAGTCTGGTTCATGCCGGACATCTGAGCTTCCGGGAACTGATTGAAAAACTCACCATCAACCCGGCCCGGCTGCTCAACATACCCCGGGGCACCCTCCGGGACAACGCATGTGCCGATATAACCGTTATCGATCCCCAAAAGGAATGGGTTGTTGACAGCTCCAAATTCCGAAGCAAGGCACGCAACACCCCCTATGAAGGAATGAAGCTGAAGGGCAAGGCCGTTATAACCATCTGCAGGGGAGAAATTGTCCACAACGAACATGGAGAGGCCCATGTGTAAATCCGTAGTCCCCGGGAAGGTTGAAACGGCCGAAGTGCTGGGAAACAAAAGCCTTGCTCCCGGTATTTTTGATCTTGTTATTCAGGCACCCGCAATAGCCGGGGCCGCCCGGCCGGGACAGTTTC contains:
- a CDS encoding dihydroorotase; this translates as MDILLKGGTIIDPDRNMEETGDVLVRDGKILKTGGDLSAQTSGQTKVLDVQKLYVVPGLIDIHVHFRDPGFPAKETIETGAAAAAAGGFTTVVCMPNTQPVIDNMETINYINGKAAKAPCNVLMMGSVTLGEDGKECSPYREMLEGGIVGITDDGKPVMDSGVLYEAMMQAKELKLPVSSHCEDMGLCYDRTITTGKTAEKLGVHGVPPLAEEIIIQRDIMVAEATGAHLHIQHISSAKGVELVRQAKARGVRVTAEAAPHHFTLSEESVLIHGTHAKMSPPLRTPEDVKAVIQGLVDGTIDAIADDHAPHTPEEKSRSMLEAPNGIIGIETTLGVSLHSLVHAGHLSFRELIEKLTINPARLLNIPRGTLRDNACADITVIDPQKEWVVDSSKFRSKARNTPYEGMKLKGKAVITICRGEIVHNEHGEAHV